In the Uranotaenia lowii strain MFRU-FL chromosome 1, ASM2978415v1, whole genome shotgun sequence genome, CTTGTTGCACTGTATGTCGAAGGGGGAGTAGAGAGAGGGGTGGATGTGGGCAATGTGCGCGTATGTTTGAATGTGCTAACAATTCCTACGTTTGCTTCGATGTTGTAGCTATTGAGTATTTGAGTCTGAACCTTAGccgaaaaatacattttcatcaattttttaattgttgattCAATTTGCGTTTCTtagatttcataaaaataaaatttgtttttttttgtgggttCCTTATGAGATAAACCGAACCTaggcgataaaaaaaataaaactatcataAAAAAGTACTTTGCTAGGCATAATAATGATatgataatgaaaatttttggacgtttctatttaaaaaagacTTTGCAACtggaagtaaaaaataaaaatcttggtTTCCGCGTCTCACACCatcgattatttttcatttttgttttcacaaaaataaacatttcattCGAGAGTAATGCCACATTATTTCAAAAACCCGATTAACGATTTCcttttatgcaaaaactacTGATTTCGTGTACATACGGCAATTccttttcaattagtttttagGTATCACAATAAATACCCTGTCTTTATAAATCTTGgaacgaaaattaaaataatacatACAGGTAAACGATTGGGAAATTAATTGAACTAGTATAACACATGAAGGGGTTTTCttgaattaatattttgaaaaagcgTAACAAGAACTTGAGTTTTTGGAAGAATGATAATGTTCAGAATGCGAATAACTTAGTACACGGACAATCAAGAAACAAAGTATGTTTTATGGTGTAAAgatgatttgaaacaaataagaaaaagaataggattgaaaaaaatacatcgcactggtcaaaagtgtttcctggtCTTATCCTTCCACCcactttccaaaacaaaattatttgctaggatgcagaggtgacctcggtcctaaagcacgactttatttctttcatccctatctctttcttccaatctatccattgactactaggacgtggccggcgccgttattgacgttcaaagagagagcatcagttttgtgcagtgtgaatgagttgctagtcccaagcaccattcatttgacctctgaacaaaatttatggcctcggtcaatcacggagtagcaaccattggcgatgtggaattcgttctactgagccacgcctgcgatcatggttttcgaaatgcatttctttaaaaaaataaatgagagtCAAAAAATTACATCATTAATTGAATATAAAAGAAACAAACTTGTTCTGAGTAAATAATTTTGTAACAATTGATAAaggagcatttcgggttcaatgattcaggtggatgtgagtagtcaatcaagctaagctaagctaagctaaaacagAGGTTTTCTAAGGACTGTATACttattcaaaagttataatCTTTGATTTCTCTAGGTtaggtttatgttttcgaccggaaagataattaaaattttaatttttggctttttacggtcttggatctcaatcaaaaaacttattatttgaaatacccgacgtttcgaccatttttcgtggtctttctcaagggaatcATCTGTTGCTGTTATTTGTATTcgactgattaaaaaaatatcacgcCTTTTGgaaatacacccaaaattcagcctttactccaatcatgagctATCAATATTTGATTATGTGATATGTGATTCGATTTGAAATTGCCGGCATTTCCTTCCCAGAGCAATCGCATTGCGTTTGAAGGAAACAAAATGTATACGTTTTCATGCCcctcattaaaattataaaacgcatgtttttagagaaaattttgttttagcgaaaattttgttttagactCGTAGGTAATAATGGTTTATTATTAAAATCGGTTGGAAATTGAAGACATTATGGTTACTTTatcataacagtattttttgcatttataaGTAGTTCAACGAACCGCGGTGTAATCATCATAGTATCGGAAGAATttaacatggtaaatctcacttgctttaagtcaaaattaattattagcCTAttagaaggtcacatgccaaattttagaacgTACTTAACATGGGGAGGGATTGCTTGAATCTCAAATATGAAAAGGATTATAAGGTATTTGGCTGGGAAGGAACAAAAATACTGGTTTCTCATtagtaacttttttcttcactagcCGATTGcttttcatgaataattttcttaaagactaaattgagacaaatatttcactcgaagactgcaACCCgacttaaaacataaaaaagtattGAGGTTCAGAAATTGTATTTTGGCCGAAAAttcgtaaaaagtactcattgtgtgttagaGAAGAGCTACATTTTAGATAAAGAGCCCAATATCCGCTTGCTCAACTTTAGTTGGAATTGTTCAGGTTCTGAACGCGTTTCTAGCTTGAGCGCACTGTGAACGATGGTTGGATGGTCTGTAATTGATAGCGGATGAAATATGGACCGGTCTGATTTATGCTACGGTGCGTCAGGGATGCTTAGAGCTACCGGTGAAGAGTAGTAACAAAATATAAGTGTGCAATGTTTACATCGATGCGATGGCCAAGGCCTTAGGTGAAGGTTAATTAGTTTGAAGAGGTACTAATCATCGTCGCGAGAGGATCGATGGTGTAGGCTAGAAAATTAGGGTCCCACCACGCAGTTTTCCTCATATGTAGATTGGGCATCTACATTGAGGTACGACGGATTAAGTCCGAGGAAAATTGTCGATCTTGTGGGGGACATGTGCCACGTAACTCGGTGCAGCCCGGATATTCGGATTGGGTGGGGACCCTATTTCAACcaatttaaaacctttgataTGTATAAAAGGTCTAGGTAACCATGGAGCTGAGCACACAACAAACTTGATACCGTTAGAGTCAAAAGTATTAACAGTCAGGACAAACTGCATGCGAGTCCAAAAGGAATAACCAAAGAATTAAAGTACAGAATTAAAGCTAGTGTGCGCCATCGAAAGGAAACTTAAATAGTGTGTTTGTGGCGATGCGAGCATTTTGAAGTGAAATCAACCTGGTGCGAgggtgtttgtgtgtgtgcgtTTTGCTGTGATTCCTGCCAGTCCCGGAATAAATCAGAATATAAGCTCAGTTACCCACGAACAGCATCAGTGGATCGTGAACGAACGTAAAGTTCTAAACGGGGAGAATAGTAAAACCAAAAATGCTTCTCCGAAGCCATCAGATAGTGCTTTTGTTGGTGGCGGTGATTGTGGCCACAGTTTGGGCCGCTGATGATTCCGGTGGTTCAACTTCCGGTGCTGTTCCTGCCAAGCTGGACGATTACGTACTGACGACCCAGTCCGAGTGCTACAAATCAAAACGCCTAGTGTCCTGTTTCAAATATCGGATTTCTCGTTACATTTGGTCGTTCGCCTCGGGCCGTGTAAACTGGTTCCAGTCCGAGGATAAAGCTCGAGAAAGCGGTGGCAACGGATTGCGCCTGGTACGACTGAACGAACATCAGGAGGACGATGTTTTTCCGGAAGCACGATTGATTACACGTGAGTTAAATGACGAGCTAAATTTGTGATCTTTGCAATGCAGATTCCGTTCGAACTAGGGTTATGCTTTTTTATATCGAGACTGTGCAATTCAGAGACATTCTCTTTATTTACTATGAAGGCATATTTGTatgatttgaattataaatatcATACTGTAGATACCAATCGTTAGTGGTGACAATTGAATTCAATTATCGATGTAACAATTCTAAATAAGCCCGATGCACAAGAGACAAGTGACAACTATACCAAGGACCAGAGTATAGAGATAAAGGGATGTTAATAATTCTATTTCCAGATATGTTCATTGTCGATTCCTTTCAGACCAATCATGAACTAAATTCAATTATGAAATCAATCCAATGTCAATTCTCATGTGTTGCATTGTGGCACTCTCGGTTTAATTATTGATGATCTCTCTTGTATAAGGGATCTGGAAGCTTCACTCCTTGATATGCCATTTATTTTCTCGATATGCCATTTATATCAGTAATGCTTCATGATATCATTAAAGATCcatatttttcaacattcttgaaacttggctaattaaaaaaaattgaaaaaaaacataattaagGAAAACAAGacattttctacttttttttaatttctcatatATTTCATACAACATGTATGAGACCAAATATTTCTATATAAGATTTGATGAACTTATTGGTCGAATATAATGGGATCTGGTGGAGGAGGGGGGGATCTGAGAGCGCCTAccttcaaaacaaactgttatAACTGAAGGTGGTGCTTCTTGCTCGCGCTGCACATTTTATACTCAGTCCCACCTGCTATAAAATCAGCAgcaactttttgaaaactccaaaaACTTGTACACATTTTGTAAACCCATGATAGTAagtacacccaaagaagaggttgcgaaatttcaatgccgatcggagctaactatgtgccgaaaatgcgcttaTATGTGCATTGCGCCAAAAATGATATGATTACTTTTTCGTCACTGGCATACAGACTCGTGCTCTCGGGCAAAATAATGCAGGACCACTAAATACAAATactcaagcaaaacaagaacaatattttatgggactttcatcccattggataattcatcccagaaacaaaaaaaatgccgtCGGTAAGAATCGAACTGACAACAATTTTCTACCTTCATCTTGCTCATTCGACAGTGTACCGCCGCCTGAGGTAGATGGAAGACGAGGGTCAATTCTCAGCAagcatttttgtagctataggCTTATGCTCTGATATACGTTCAATATACAGTATAgaagatcgtatgaaagttgaaaattcataaatttcatttctttcttaagCGATGAAAACTACACCTATTGgccgttatccgacaccttattcgtacatatcggaagaatgcaagagagcgcaataTTTTGtactcatagccttcaaatcgttgccagcgacaatattttccagctctctcattggtcaataatACTCAGTTCCCaactgatttttagccatctggatgcactgctgtttgcagagagaacatgacgatggttttctcacttgaagcccgtgCGAGAGCAaagtcatttcaaaatttacaaacatggcggactttctatcatatccgatttaaacctaCTTCAGATGACATTTCaaacgatcttttcactatgcagttggaattgcgattcgcaacaccattgtaaacgtcTTAGGTTATCATTTctaatacgatttcatgtttgccgGGTTTTCTTAGTAGATTGAGTCGATTTTTGgtcctttttgaatttctcaaaccctgggttcttaaaaacttcgttttgttccaaaactcatacgtgattttttgcagaatttccaAGTgacatttacatgagtaaatttgaacttgtaCGTTTGTATGGGAAAGTTGAATAGGTACTTTGTtcagaaaaatcatcatcatttttgattCTTCTGTGAATTTAagcctgctgatggtttttgtgtgAATGTTTAAATTCATTAAAGGAAATcccctagcgaggtattgcttgCAAGATCTTTTTCCCTTTACTACGCTCGGTTCCAGAGAAGAAATAATCACTAGctttatttttcagaacaaaaaatttaatttttccttacaaacaaaaaagttataatgttctcatgtaaaagttacttaaaaatactgcaaaaaatcactcttaagttttggaccaaaactcAACTTTTCAGGCCCGAAGatttgagaaaaattcaaaaatgaccccaaatcgactcagtctattgtcaATGTCTTTCTGCATAACTTatcaccaaaaataaaacagtaCAGGGATTTGACAGTATTGTACAATGCGGAAGGGAATAGGAAACGAgatactgttttttgttttcctacTGTCTACTTGTTCAAATatacacgcacagcttggccggaGGATGTTTGCCGGTGGtttgaaatgagaaaatgtttttttcctctgTAGTTTTTCTCTATCTGCTAATGCCGCCTCACATACGCATCCACTGCATTGACTGGCTGGatcaatttattcattcattATTTCTATCCTGTTTTATCTTGTGATGGGATTGGGAGGGACATGAAAACGTTCTTGTTTTATTTCATCCATTTATACGAAATGCGGTTGCGTTGAGAAGTTTTTGCCGCCGGTCTCAAATCGAATCATCGCCGCTTATGCCAATGGTGTGCCAACGAAGTgttgagaactcatgattggagtaaaggtTTAATTTTGGGTGTTGCTTGAGAAATGGCTaactttcttttgaaattatgtgGTGGAACTTTTGAACTAATAGAAATATAGTTTTTAGAGAAGTTCAAAACTACACGTTGTCTTCTAAAAAGTTGTCCCTGGACTTAcaaaattaactttaaattaGTTTTACAATTTATACAGTTTTGCCAGCATGCTTGGTAACGCTTCTCAGATTAGCACGTTCAGAgtgcacccaaaataatctgcacgttgcttctacgtgaaaaactatatAATtcttatccaattgattttcacgtaatttgtacgaaaaaaaaaaaataagtaaacgcTTCCCTAATAGGAATTTTTATCTATGAACGTCACGTGCAACTTACATGAATTTTTAGTGCGTTTAACGTGTTATGAGGATGAAAGCTACGTAAAATGTCTTTagtatcaaaatgaaatttggatcctgcacagcaaaaatgatttcctgtaaaattacgcaaatgtcctgcaacaaaaaggagcaggacatttaccgtaattttacaggtcgaaaacatgattacgtgacactaaatttttagtgtacaacttttttacaggacatttgctgtaataataaatgaatcttcgttaactttaaCGTGATTTATtgtaaaggttgcagttttcagtgacacgtaatagtcaaaaaattttCCTGTGTgtctactattttttttgtttgtttgtggaCAAACTTTGTGGAACTTTGTTGTTTGGTTTGTGGAATGCTGtaagaaatggaaaatttttaataatcaaaaatagaatcatcaaaatgataaattatttaCCTTGTCAGAATCATACGTCCATCCAGGCCGATGTGATGCTTAAAGGCTCCTTCTCACGGCCCTTTCTTGTTTTCTCCACGGGTTTCTAGAAGCTTTCCTGAAGCTGGAAATATCACAAAGAACAgcttaaattgaattaaatttcaacaggAAGACAATTCACACTTACTACCTTGCTCCCGAGGCTCGGATTTGTATTTGGACCCGCAAGTGTGTTGTGTACTGTTTGTTTTCCGACGCCGAATGATCTTGAGCTGCCGCATCCAGCCAAAATCAAGTTAAagtaaactgacaaaaattccCTTTTCCAATAGGAATTACTACCACAGgcttgagaaaatttaaaaaaaggattcaaatctATCATTTCagaatttacgtgaaattcatgtgaCGTTTATATGAAAGAACAGTAGTTACTACAAAgcacacgtagaatcgatgtgATGCCACAAAagcttagtttacgtgaaaaatcctgtataaataatttctaaatttttttgggtgtgagtgagtgattttttttttatctgcctTCCCCAAACTGGATACCAAACCTAGGTACCTACCTACTCTGTACGGTGAATTCAAACGCCAAACGCAAAATTTGATCAGCCTTACTCGCGAATGAAATCAAAAGTACATAAACCTACACTGGAATATTCATCGACTGATACACTGTACCGCATATGTTAAATACTTTAgtaggtttttttaaaaaacatttttgcaataatATCCTATCGGTCTGATGATCCATTGAGCTGCATTGAAAGTTAGAGCGCAATTTTCTAGCTAGGTTCTTTTCATTTCTTTAGAGCGAAAGACTTCTTCTCGCTCGTCAAAGCCATGGTTgtcaaatgttttttgaaaaattctggaagattttgaaaaaatgttcggATATGTCTGGATATAGTTAAGTTTTGAAGGTGGTGACCTTTTTTTAGCCACTTATCGTATGTTTCAGTCACTATCAGTCAAGTGCTCTGTTCGACTCTCAATTAAACATTTATCTTCGAAGCATTTGCCATTATTAATAAGTTTCaaacacttctgaattcataattcataaacATACTAcaccttaaaaaatttgaatttttgaatttttagctttttagaacaatttacgtccaaacccaaaagtctggaattgtctggaagaaatgtcgaAAGTCTGCAAGgttgagaaccagaaaaaatgtctgccaaaagtccaaaaagtctggaagatccagacaaaatcggGCTCACTCGGCGTGAGTGTAGTGAAAGTTGACCGGAAGAGCAGTGCTCTCGGTATCCAAACTGATAAAAGTGTGATTCGTACTCGGCTCTGTTCTTTTTTGAGGTGTCAACCAACCCTGGTTGAAAGAAATAATTATCGTTTTTTCTTAGTATTCTTCGATTACACTGtaagtgaaataatatttttgaatgaatgtttttataattcGGTTACCTACCTGATTCAGATGCAAAAGAGTCTCTTTACCttttaattatttcttcatttcttTTCCACACGGATCCACATTAATGTTTTTCATCACACTTTTGATCAAATGTATGCTTTTTTATCTGCTTTAGTGGCAGAAAAGGTCGTAACACTTGGTAAGgataaagcaacaaaaaaaaaaaacagtttgtgtGTCATGATTGTTGaagtttatcctttttttctggGAAGGAAGGAAACGCGTGTGTTCGATgaaaaaactaacaatttttttgatgtCTCATCAACTTTACTACTTTCAAGTCATAAGCCTTATGATTATTAGCTTATTATTTGCTCTGTCATTCAAACActgagatttgaaaaaaacaaaagttataatccaatcaatattttcgagaaaatcacgtCGACAAACAAAATTATCCATAGGTCCATACAATAAACAATGCTTTCATTTAATTTGGAAACCAATCATTCAGGCACTCTCAAGAAAAACCGAAGCTCTGGGTAGGGTCCTTCCCGGAATAATTTACAATCGACCAAACAAAAATTCTTCTCTCGCACTTTGGCTCCTTTCGACGCATTAGGCTGATgaatggattttaattttacgTGGTCGTCGCTAGGGAttccttttttatgttttgtttcttttctcattttctGGTCACAGCTTACGATAACGAGTTGTTGAAGGCGGGCAAATTCCTGCAGCGTTCATTAAACACTTTCATCGGAGCCCACGGAGTGCGGGTGGGAATGGGGGCGGAAAGTGGCGCCCGTTTCTTGGATGACGACGACGTTTTCGATGGCCGTGGCAAGAAACGCCGCCGCTGGAGCATGATCCTGCCCCTGGCCTTGATGCTGAAGCTGGTCCACATGAAGCTGCTGCTGAAGCCCATCCTGATTGGTGTCGGGTTCATCCAGCTGCTGCTCATCGTCGGCGGGCTGATCATCTTCAACTACTTCCGGCACAGCAGCATCTGCAGGTTGCAGCCCCACGTGGTTCACTCACATTCGCACATCGGCAGCGAGTCAGCACCAGGTGAGTCATATTTCAtataacttttgcaaaaaaaaaaaaaaataaaaaaatttaattttgggtGAATCCGATCATTCATATGTTTGTTAAATAAAACAACACACTGAATATTTTCGTGTATTTTCCGGTATTTTATGCCTCAgaagacacaaaaaaaatcttacccaCATGATGGTCTTTTCACGGGATGTGTGAGATGGGTCCACGTCTGATAGCATGAGCCATCAATAATAATGGAAGCCGCTGTCAATACTTCAGgctgttcaattttatttctatgcATCCCCTTTTCGGCGGAGTGTGTTTTTTTCGTGAAAGGGATTCGATGATGTATTACTTAGCTCAACTCGATTTGATtgagtctgatttttttttttaaatatttcgttttacagaaattaaaaggaaataaatttattttttcgatgttCACTACGATATTTGAGCAAGgctgatcgaataaaaaattaatttggtttagttcaaatgaatttattgaaaattatttcctgtgtATTTGGGTgtgtgcaaaatttaaaatattcacaaattttagaaaaattatcacTTTCCCGAAGACCGTTAGTAAATTTGGATTCTgagaagaaaataataatattgtTATTatgatattgacaaaatttcaaagaagaTATGAAGCAAATGGAATCTTGGATTTTTCTTGAAGCAAGAGttaaatcgttttgcagttttCATCAAAGTTGTATAAGTATATATTTAAACTATCTTCAACATCAAATGCTCCAAGAGTTTCTTGAATAAAGTCAGAAATAGTTATAATCTTAggtattaaaatttcttttaaaatggaGAGTTCAATTTGTGAAGAA is a window encoding:
- the LOC129740097 gene encoding uncharacterized protein LOC129740097 isoform X1; translation: MLLRSHQIVLLLVAVIVATVWAADDSGGSTSGAVPAKLDDYVLTTQSECYKSKRLVSCFKYRISRYIWSFASGRVNWFQSEDKARESGGNGLRLVRLNEHQEDDVFPEARLITPYDNELLKAGKFLQRSLNTFIGAHGVRVGMGAESGARFLDDDDVFDGRGKKRRRWSMILPLALMLKLVHMKLLLKPILIGVGFIQLLLIVGGLIIFNYFRHSSICRLQPHVVHSHSHIGSESAPEVSYTAYQAYPSYSASPYNAYSKDWATNRAYSAYNFLDAIDSQKI
- the LOC129740097 gene encoding uncharacterized protein LOC129740097 isoform X2; the protein is MLLRSHQIVLLLVAVIVATVWAADDSGGSTSGAVPAKLDDYVLTTQSECYKSKRLVSCFKYRISRYIWSFASGRVNWFQSEDKARESGGNGLRLVRLNEHQEDDVFPEARLITPYDNELLKAGKFLQRSLNTFIGAHGVRVGMGAESGARFLDDDDVFDGRGKKRRRWSMILPLALMLKLVHMKLLLKPILIGVGFIQLLLIVGGLIIFNYFRHSSICRLQPHVVHSHSHIGSESAPVSYTAYQAYPSYSASPYNAYSKDWATNRAYSAYNFLDAIDSQKI